The Bacteroidota bacterium nucleotide sequence CTGGTTAGCCACAGCGGGTGGAAACGGAAAAAAAGTGTATTTGTGGTGGGCGGAATTGTTGTTGCCCTGGCAGGTGTCCTGTACGATATCGGTTTCCATCCGCAGTTTTTTACCTACAGCCACATTTTTGGCGGCGTACTCGGACCGATATACGACGAAGAATTGTTTATTCGGATGGGGCTTTTGTTTGCAAAAGCGCGCACCCTGTTGCTCGCAACAGCCTGCTGGATGGCCGGCGAAGTCCTTCGTACCCGCCAACCAGGTCGCTATGCGTGGGGTGGCGGTTTATTGTTGGTTGTGCTGGTCTTATCCTATGTATTTGCAGCACAGCTCAGGATCAACACGCCGGCCTGGTTTATTCAGGAAGAACTGGGCGGACACATTGCAACGGCGCATTTCGATATCTACTTTAGTCCGGCTGTAACGGACACCGCAAGCGTCACCCATCTCGCTGCTGAGCATGAATACCGCTATCAATTTATCCAGCAAAAATTAGGGATTGAGGTGTCAGAACGTATCCAAAGCTACATTTATCCTGATGCTGAAACCAAGGACTGGTTGACAGGCGCGCGCAACACAAGTGTTGCCCCAGTATGGCTCGCGCAACCACAGATGCATATTGTTGCTGATATTTTTGATGTTGTCTTTCCCCATGAACTGGGCCACGTGTTTTCCCGTGAATTTGGGCTGCCTGTTCTAAACGCATCTTTGTCTGTAGGGCTGGTGGAAGGCCTTGCTGTGGCCCTTGAGCCTCCAGATGGGCGACCGACGCCGCATGAGCAGGTCTTGACGGCTGTGACACTCAATACGCCGGCAGGTGAGTTCATCGATATTGCAAATGGCATCGGCCTTGCTTCGCGTTTGTCGCCATTAGGATTCTGGACGGGTAGAGGTAGTGTTTCATACACCACCATGGGTTCATTTGTCCGGTACCTCGCTGACACCTATGGATACGACCGCGTGATGGCGGTATATGCACGGAGCAACTTTGAAGCGGTATTTGGAGCATCTGTAGAGCAGTTAGCAGATGATTGGGCTGCACACCTGCAACAACTGGCGCATGTAGACCGGTCCACACACAGCTACGTAACCCGGCGTTTTTCAATCCCTTCTTTATTTGAAAAGAAATGTCCGCACCACCTGCCGGCGCACGAACGTAGCTTCAGAGCCGGCAGCGAAGCGCTGGCTGATGGCGATACCCTGGTGGCGCTGGCAGGGTTTGAAGAGGCAATGCAGTTGCTTCCCGGATTTGAGTCTGCCACGCAGGCCTGGGCAGCGATCAAAATCAACCAGCAGCAGCCTTCGCTTGTTATCGACAGGATCGAAAAAGACCTGTTAGAAGCAGCACCCTCCCGACCCGTGTCTGCCGGCATCTGGGTGCAGTATGGTGACGCACAGGCGCTGCATGGTGATTCAAGCAAGGCGTATGCAGCTTTTGATAGCGCACAGGTGCGGCTCCCTGCGTATGCGCACCAGCAGCGCGGATTGGTAACACTCCGAAAGATCCTGGCACCAAATCTCGAACTCCAGCAAATTAATCGGTCACTGCTTTCGCCAAAGGAAAAAGTGGCAGCGTTGGCGTCTTTGGATGCGACTCCTGAAATTAATCTGCTGCAAGGATTGCTTTTGCTGACTGATGACCCCGAAGCTGCAGTGGCTTATTTGCAAGCGTTCAGGGAGCAGGAAGCTGAAACACAACAACCGGCCTTACAGGTGTTGGCAGATATGTTGATTGCACAGTTGCGCTATATAAATCGTGACTATGAAGCCGCAGCCCTTGTTGCAGAATCGCTCGCCACACAATTTGCATCGCATGGGGCTTTAAATACCGCCTCAGTTTACACCGATTTTGCGCATAAGATGCGTTATATTATCCAGCACGAAGAACAGGGTTTTGTGCTAAACTAACAGGTTATAGGACTTTTCATGCGTGGTATTGCCCGAGCAGGTCTTGCATCCATTGTTGTCATGCTTTTTGGACTGCTGATTGCCGGGTGTGCAGGAGGAGACAAGGCGGGCAAAAAAGACAAAGAGCCCTTTATTATTGAACGTGCGCCGGACAAACCCCGCCGGCTAGAACTTGCCGCAACTGACTCCTCAGTAAAAAGTGTGCAACTATACCTCACCACGCGCGGCGCCAACAGTGATTTTGACACCCCTTCAGGCGCGGAGCGGCAATTCCCTGTAATTGCGACCAACACGGCGGATGCGCTACAACTGGAGTTTGATCTCCTGGGTGATATCAACAGACCTTTATCGATTTATTTCTACCACGCAGATGCGTATTGGCAGCGCGACTTGTCACCGGCTGAATACCTCGGTGTTTTCCATCGCGATGATTTGCTCAGTTTTTCCCCTTCACGCTCAACCGATATCAGTTATACCCACTACGCTTACCAGTTTCCGAACGAAAGTATTTCTTTTCTTGTAAGCGGTAACTACATATTGCGCATCACTGAAATGGGGCAGGAAAACAATGTGCTGTTTGAGCGGCCCTTTTTTGTGACAGAGCAGCGGACAAGCCTCCAACTCGGGATCGAGAACTTGTTGATTGGGTCTCGGGGATTCACGTCCGTACAGCCTGTTGTGGTGTTCATCCCACCGCCAGGACTTGATGGTAGTGTGTTTGATTACAAAGCCTGTTTTGCGCGCAATGGCAGGTTTAGTGAAACCCGATGCATCGATCAACCGAGTTTGATACAACAGCCGGCACTTCGTTTCTACCTGCCACCCGATCGCGCATTTGAACCGATAACGGCAGACTATTACCTCGATATCAGCGACCTGCGGCTTGGCAATCGCATCGCGCGCATTGCTTTTGACGAAGAGCCGATTTCTGTTACGCTCGAGCCCGACTACGCCCGGTTTCCTGGTGATCCACTAGCCCCTGAGCTCTACGGACAAACCGTAATTTCAGAAGTGGTCTCTGCTTTCTCTGATCCCGATGTGTCCGCTGAATACGTAGAGGTGTTGTTTAGTTATGTCACTGCATCGGGTGGGAAGACTACGGGTGACCTGTACGTGATTGGCAGTTTCAACGGATGGAAAGCCGGCCCAGATAACCGCATGTCGTGGAATGAAGACGAGGAGCGGTATGAAGTAGAAATAACCCTCAAACAGGGGCAATACGACTACCGCTACACATCGGGCAGCGATTTGTTACCACGCGGCACGGTGTCACGACCAGAAAATCTGTACAACGCCCTCGTTTATTTCAACGATATTCGCCTGAATACAGATCGACTCTTGTCTGTCGGCGGATTTGTCGGCAGGTAACGGCCGTCCGTGTGCTATTATAGCCTCCCGTTATAGCCAGCCTTGTCGATTCTGGCGTGCATGCGCATACAGGGCCATATACTTCTCGGCAGAAGACTGCCAGCTGAAGTCCTGCTTCATGCCCCGTTTCATGATGGCTTTCCAAACATCTTTCTGATGATAAAGCGCAAGGGCCCGCAGGATCGTGTCACGCAGTACGTGTGGAGAGAATTCGTAGAAGGAAAACCCGTTGCCGTTGCCGTGGAATTCGTGGAAGTCTTGTACGGTATCAGCCAGGCCACCAATTTTATGCACAATCGGCACGGTGCCATATTTGAGGCTATACATCTGGTTTAAGCCGCAGGGCTCAAAGGCAGACGGCATCAAAAACATATCAGCGCCGGCTTCGATGCGGTGTGCAAGTCCATTGTTGTAGCCAACATATACCCCGAGTTTGTCAGGCCAGGTCGCATGAGCCCAGTTAAAGAAGTCTTCGTACTTTTGCTCACCGCTCCCCAGTACCACAAACTGTACCTCGTGGTTGTCTAACACATCGCCCAGAATAGGCTGGAGCAACTCAAAGCCTTTCTGGCCCGTCAACCGAGAGATAATCCCAATAACCGGTGTTTTCTCCTGGTAGGGGAGTCCCATTTCTTCAACGATCGCTTTTTTATTGGCGAGTTTCAGCTTTAGTTTGCTGGCGCTGAAGTTTTTAGCGATGTGTTCGTCTTTCTCTGGGCTCCACTCGGTACCATCGATGCCATTGAGGATACCCCAAAGATCCTGTTGACGCGACTGGAGGATGCCTTCGAGTCCTTCGCCGAAAGCAGCGGTTTGTATTTCGCCAGCGTACGTTGGGCTCACGGTAGAAAGCGCATCTGAAAAATGGATGCCGGCTTTCATGAAGGCAAATGCGCCATGTAATTCGAAAGGCCCGCCAGGGAAGAACTGGTCCTGAGGCAGGCCGGCTTTGTAGATGGCTTCCGGAGAAAACCGTCCTTGATAGGCAATGTTGTGTATTGACAACATGGTTGCCGTTTCATTGAAGAGGTTGTCCCAGTTGTATTCAAGGCGGAGCAGGGGAGGAAGCAGGCTCGTTTGCCAATCGTTACAATGCACGACATCGGGCGCCCAGTTGTATCGCTGCATAATGTGTAGCACCGCGTGCTGAAAAAAGATAAACCGCTCTTCTTCGTCAGCATCGGATGTATACGTGGTGTCACGGTGGAAATAATGCGGACAATCCACCAGATACACTTCAACCTCACTATCCGGTAGTTTGCCATACCAGGTATTAAACGCGTGTTGCTGATCGCCTATCTTTATCGAAATGTTTTCGATATCCGAGGCATAGAGCAAGTCGTGGTCTATGGTTGAAATCGATTTGTAGAGCGGCAAAAAAACTTTAACCTCACAACCTAAAGCTGCCAGGGCCTTGGGCAGGGCACCGCTTACGTCTGCTAGTCCTCCCGTTTTTACATAGGGGACGCACTCGGAAGTAGCAAAACAAATCTTCATAGATTTCGGGGTTTTTCTTTAGTGTGTTCTACTACGAAATTCCCGTTTGTATCTCCCATTTCTATGAATTGTTGGAGCCTTTTGGTAGCAGGGAACACTCTTTGTTACGAACTTGAAACGACTTCACCGTCGAGGAGCTGCGCCTTATTAGGATCTGCTTAAGTTTCTGTTAAATTTCTAACGTGAAGCGCTTCCATAGCAAACCTAAGGGGCAGACACTTCGTTCCTCAGCAATCTGGTACAACCATTTGAAATTGAATATCAAGAGTCATGGTCAATAAAAAGACAAGTCCCAAAGGAAAATCTGTTCGCGTAACGTTCCAGTTACCTGCAGAAGTTGCCCAAAATAGTGTAGCCGTTGTTGGCGATTTTAACGATTGGAATCCGGCCAAACACGCAATGAAATTTAACGACAAGAAAGGTGTTTGGACTACAGCTATTTCTTTGAAGCCGGGTAACACCCATGAGTTTCGCTACTTTGTAGACGGCTCAACCTGGCGCAACGACGAAGCAGCAGATTGGTACAATGCCAATCCTTATTTCTGCGAAAACGGAGTAATTGAATTGTAAAAATCAACGTTCCGGCAGGCCAGCCTGCAGCGCAGGATGACAGCAGTCATCCTGCGTTTTTTTTGTCGCAGATTTTCTGACAGCCATTTGACACAGCCAGTTGACAATGGCGTCATTTGCGAGATGACATTAGTATTTGTGGCACCGTCAGGCAGAAAAATTTTGATTAAAAGAAGTAAACACAGTAGTTTAGAGGGAAATTACATACAAAGAAGCGTAGCAACATTTCACTTAACATAAAAGCATGCAGCGTATATTTCCCAGGTTCTGGGCCCGCTTTTCTGGAGCCTTCCTGCTGTTGATGGTGTGTTCTGTCACTTTTGCATCAGCACAATCGAGTAGACCCGCTAATTCTCTCTTTCTACGCCCCAGTTTTGGTTTTGTAAACTATGTAGGGGACAACAACATTGATCTGTCGCAACTGGGTATTAAAGGCCAGTTTGAGGTGGGGTATCAAATCACGCCCGAGCTGGCCATCGGTACCCTGTACAATTTTGGTGATTATACAACGGCATTGCGCCCCGATCCCGCCACGGGTTTACCCCGCGTGGGCGGGAATACCCGTCTCTCTAGCGTGCATGGGTTGATGCGCTTTGTCTTTGGTCGAAAAACTGCAGCCGTAGCGCCGTACATCCAGGCCGGTGTTGGTGTTGCCTTTGGCGGTGACCAGGCCGATGATACCGCTGCCTGGGGGCCTGTTGGCGGGATAGGATTTGATGTGCTCATCAGTCCCAATACCCTGTTTTTCATCGAGGCGAATACACACTTTACCGTGCCGGATGAAGCCATTGATGGCCCGGATCGCGGTTTGTTTGCTGCCCATGATCTGCTGAGCGGACTTAGTCTGGGCATGCAGTTCAACCTTTCGCGCCAGCGCACGTTTGTGCCCATCAATATTTCCAATATCGAGACGCCCGTGCAGTTGGAAGTTGATGAGCTTGGAAGTTTTGTAGCTGAAGGCAATATGGCCCGCGCAACTGAGCCGGTATATTATAGCTGGGATTTTGGGGATGGTACCACATCACCGTTACAGCAGGCCAGCCACAGTTATGACAGTCCAGGCACGTACAGGGTAACGTTTAACGCGGGCAATGACGGCAGTGCAGACCTCGCGGAGCGCACTGTTATTGTAGTGCCCAGAATTGCACCGGCAGAAATAGTAGCGATGAATTCATTCCCTGGTACGCCGGATACACAATCAGATGTAACCTTCGATGCCAATGTTGTGGGGACCGAACCTTTCGAATACAGATGGTCGTTTGGTGATGGCAATACGTCTAGCGATCCCAATCCTAAACATCGCTACCAGGAAGCCGGCCGGTACACGGTTGATTTGTCGGTCTCGAACGTTTCCGGGTCAGATAACCAGACGATGGTTGTAATTGTTGACAGGGTAGAGGCATCTTATTGCAAAGAGCTCTCTGAGCTAAACGTTGTATACTTCGGACAACACTCCAGTGTGTTGTCTCCAGCAGCCCGCAACATTCTGCAAGACAACCTGCAGATTCTGCGCGAATGCCCCAATATGACCGTCAGGGTTGAGGGATATGCTGTGCCGGGAGAACAGAACCCTACTTCACTTGCTGCCGACCGTGCGAGAGCCGTGGAAGACTTCTACGTAGATAATGGCGTGACATTTAGCCGCGTGTATGCTGAAGGTAAAGGGCAGGTGAGAAGCGTTGGCCGGCTAAAAGATGGTATGGAGCTGTTCCGCCGGGCAGAGACTATTATAGTCGATCTGTAGAAATTGGGAGATACAAAAATGACCAGAGCCCGACCTTACGGGGTCAGGCTCTGGTCAAAGGAGAAATAAACTCTGGCTGATTGGAGTTATCACGAAAAGCGTGCCAACTCTACACTTCTCGATAGAAAAAAATAGATATCACCTCTTGTGGGCCAATTTAAGGGGTTTTTGTAGGTATAAGCATGTAAGGGGTGTTGGGGCTGGGTGAAGGTTTACTGTAATACACATGTCAAAAGGAAGCGGAGATGGGTAGAATTATCATTTTGAGTATCTAAAATCTCATTCGCTTTCTGGTGCGCGCATCCCGGGCTCAATACATAGTGCTTTCCGTGGCTTGAACGGGGCTGTACATCAGGATATGCGGGAGAGCTATATGTGATGGCGCATCATTTTGGCGCGTCGAATGTGCGCCTTTTTGCCTGTGAGGGATTAAGGGTGTACTTATTTTCCCCCGCACGACACAAAGCCAACGGTGGCTGCAATTTCAACCGTTGGCATGCCAATCTAAGGTCAATACTCCTAAATGGAGGACAGTAAAAAGTCGCAAATTTAAGCACACTGTCAAACACCCTCCTGCAATAAGACAGTTATGCTTCCCACTCTTCCCCGCGTTCGTTCCTCCAGCGATTTTATGAGACAATGATACTTTCTAATTCTTGTGTGCTCAACGAGCGCTACACGATTCAAAGTGTGTTAGGTGAAGTTGGACCCTTTGATGTCAACTATTTGGCATGGGACCTCAAAGACGAAAAAGAAATTGTTGTACGCGAGTATTACCCGCTTCAGCTGACCAAAAGAGCCGCAGACGGCATGTTGCTGGAAGTGCACAATGCCGATTTGTTTGAGTACGGTTTGGGTGCGTATTCAGCTGAGGGATTGTTGTTGTCCAAGCTCGAACATGCATATGTTGCCGGCTGCAAAGATCAGTTCAAGCAGAACGGTACAGTCTACAGCGTACACAACTTTGTCTCTGGAGCTTCGCTTGGGGCACACTTGAAGCAGCAAAAAGGCAAGCTTACTGAAGAAGAGGCACTGCCCATCATCGAGAAAGTGTTGCTAGCCCTGCAGGCTAGCCATGAACGCAAGCTCTACCACGGTGGTGTTTCTCCGAGAACGATTCTGATTGATGCAAACGGAGAGCCCTTGTTGCACGGCTTTCAGGCTGCACGCTTCAGGCTTGCCCGTGAATGCGACAGTTTGCCCGAGATAATCAAGCCGGGGTACTCAGCGCCAGAGCAAACAACCTGTGAATCGGAAGAAGGTCCCTGGTGGGATATATATGGTGCGGCTGCAACGTTATTTCACATGCTTACGGGCCAGGAACTCCCTGCAGCAAGCGATGGGTGGAGCTCGAGCAAAATAAAGGTCGCCCTTTACCGCGATGCGTTGTTATCCTCAGAGATGTGTGATGTGTTGGCTGTTGCCCTGGCTTTTGAGGAAGCTGATCGGCCAGAATCAGTTGTAGCGTTCCTGGATATGTTGATGCAGACGCAAAAGGTTGTCCATCAGTTGCATGAAGGAGATGGTGTACCACAGTTTGAAGTGGGATATGGGCCCGAAGTGACACCGCATGAAGCCGTGTGGCAGAATGGCCTGGATGTGACAGCTGCAAAAGTAAAGATTGAAAAGGAGGTGCCGGCTCCGGCGCCACATGTGGAAGAAAACGAATTGGTGGAAAGTGAGATGCCGAATGTAGTACCAAGTCCCCCTTCCCAAATGATTTCTGCGACCCCCGCGCCTGAAGTACTCCCGCCGCATGAGCCTGAACCCCAGCGCTCATCGGGCAGAGAGCAGGAGCTTGAAGTTTTACTCACCAAAATGGTGAAATGGCAACAGGTATTTGTTGCATTTATCCTAGGCATCGTTGTTCTGGCATTGCTTGGGCTTGTCGGAGGTGTGTTTTTTGGTCAGGGGCTTTTCCAGTCTTCTGGTAATCAGCCGGCTACGGCGCAAGTTGAGGCTTCAGGGCCTGCTGCAGCACTGGCGGCTGCAGGGGCTTTACCCGAAGGGGAGGAGCCAGCCAACGAGGAGGTGGTACTTCCACAAGAACCGGGATTAGCTAATGAAGCTACGTTGGTAAATGAAGGCGCTGACAGTGTGGTAGAATCTGATGAATCAACAGTGATCCAGCAACCAACACGCGAAGATGTGTTGAGGGCCCAGCAGCAGGCTGAGTCTTCGCTGGCGCAGGCCTTGCAAGTGCCGGCACCCGTTGAAGAAACACCAGCCAACGACCCGCCACCAGCCCAGGTAAACACAACACCTGCACAGCCAGTCGCTACGCCTGCACCGGAACAGCCTGAAACCCAGGTTGAGGAAAGTGTTGTGACTGAATCTAATGAAGGCGTATTCTTCACGGACGAAGAGCTGGGCGTATCAATTGAAGAACCAGAAGACCTCTCTGGGACAAGGCCAAACGCCGGCGTAAACGAACAGGAAAGTCTCTTTAACTACTACCGCGTCCAGGGTGATAGCCTGATGAACCAGGGCTTTCGGGTTGCAGCATTGCAGTGGTACCGCAATGCGCTCAAGTATAATGCAGATGATACCTACATCAACGAGCAAATTCAGGTTATTACGACGTCAATAAATAACGAGGAGCAGGCTATCCGAGCCAGCGATTCGCTGCAGGCGCGTCTTGAGCAGGTGCGTGACCAGAACGGCATTTTCCTCTTGCCAGACACTCCTGTCCTTGTTCGTAATGAAGCCGAGTTACGCAGTCAGATTACCTACCCGATTGCTGCACTTGAAGGCGGCATTAGTGGGCGCGTCATTCTCCGTTATATGGTAGATGAGCAGGGCCGGCTGCAAGACATCAAGGTAGTTAAAGGGCTCAAGTGGGGACTGGATGAAGTTGTCATGGATCTCCTGCGCAATGCAGCCTTTACGCCGGCGACCTTCAACGGTGAGCCTGTCAAAGCATGGGCGACGTTTTCTACAGTATTCCGTATCGACAACTGATCAACTCTTGTTACTCATCAGGGTAAATTCTGACCCTGGATCCGCGTCGTGCTGGTCCAGGGTTTTTTTGTGCAATTCCGAAGGTTAGGAAATAAGATAAGCACAGGATCAACGTGCTTTCAGCCCTCCGTACTATTGTTTTGTGGCAGTGGAGGCCTGGGAGAGACGCTATCGTGGAACTGGAATAGAATTATTCGACATAGGGCATCGGTATTCGAAAAAACGGCATTCGACGCGCCATACTGGGCAGTCTACCTAATCTTGGTGTATCTTGAGAGAAGTTTGTTCAGAGCGGAGAAGTATACATGGCAACCAT carries:
- a CDS encoding type IX secretion system plug protein domain-containing protein; amino-acid sequence: MLFGLLIAGCAGGDKAGKKDKEPFIIERAPDKPRRLELAATDSSVKSVQLYLTTRGANSDFDTPSGAERQFPVIATNTADALQLEFDLLGDINRPLSIYFYHADAYWQRDLSPAEYLGVFHRDDLLSFSPSRSTDISYTHYAYQFPNESISFLVSGNYILRITEMGQENNVLFERPFFVTEQRTSLQLGIENLLIGSRGFTSVQPVVVFIPPPGLDGSVFDYKACFARNGRFSETRCIDQPSLIQQPALRFYLPPDRAFEPITADYYLDISDLRLGNRIARIAFDEEPISVTLEPDYARFPGDPLAPELYGQTVISEVVSAFSDPDVSAEYVEVLFSYVTASGGKTTGDLYVIGSFNGWKAGPDNRMSWNEDEERYEVEITLKQGQYDYRYTSGSDLLPRGTVSRPENLYNALVYFNDIRLNTDRLLSVGGFVGR
- the glgA gene encoding glycogen synthase GlgA, yielding MKICFATSECVPYVKTGGLADVSGALPKALAALGCEVKVFLPLYKSISTIDHDLLYASDIENISIKIGDQQHAFNTWYGKLPDSEVEVYLVDCPHYFHRDTTYTSDADEEERFIFFQHAVLHIMQRYNWAPDVVHCNDWQTSLLPPLLRLEYNWDNLFNETATMLSIHNIAYQGRFSPEAIYKAGLPQDQFFPGGPFELHGAFAFMKAGIHFSDALSTVSPTYAGEIQTAAFGEGLEGILQSRQQDLWGILNGIDGTEWSPEKDEHIAKNFSASKLKLKLANKKAIVEEMGLPYQEKTPVIGIISRLTGQKGFELLQPILGDVLDNHEVQFVVLGSGEQKYEDFFNWAHATWPDKLGVYVGYNNGLAHRIEAGADMFLMPSAFEPCGLNQMYSLKYGTVPIVHKIGGLADTVQDFHEFHGNGNGFSFYEFSPHVLRDTILRALALYHQKDVWKAIMKRGMKQDFSWQSSAEKYMALYAHARQNRQGWL
- a CDS encoding isoamylase early set domain-containing protein, translated to MVNKKTSPKGKSVRVTFQLPAEVAQNSVAVVGDFNDWNPAKHAMKFNDKKGVWTTAISLKPGNTHEFRYFVDGSTWRNDEAADWYNANPYFCENGVIEL
- a CDS encoding PKD domain-containing protein, with the translated sequence MQRIFPRFWARFSGAFLLLMVCSVTFASAQSSRPANSLFLRPSFGFVNYVGDNNIDLSQLGIKGQFEVGYQITPELAIGTLYNFGDYTTALRPDPATGLPRVGGNTRLSSVHGLMRFVFGRKTAAVAPYIQAGVGVAFGGDQADDTAAWGPVGGIGFDVLISPNTLFFIEANTHFTVPDEAIDGPDRGLFAAHDLLSGLSLGMQFNLSRQRTFVPINISNIETPVQLEVDELGSFVAEGNMARATEPVYYSWDFGDGTTSPLQQASHSYDSPGTYRVTFNAGNDGSADLAERTVIVVPRIAPAEIVAMNSFPGTPDTQSDVTFDANVVGTEPFEYRWSFGDGNTSSDPNPKHRYQEAGRYTVDLSVSNVSGSDNQTMVVIVDRVEASYCKELSELNVVYFGQHSSVLSPAARNILQDNLQILRECPNMTVRVEGYAVPGEQNPTSLAADRARAVEDFYVDNGVTFSRVYAEGKGQVRSVGRLKDGMELFRRAETIIVDL
- a CDS encoding TonB family protein; the protein is MILSNSCVLNERYTIQSVLGEVGPFDVNYLAWDLKDEKEIVVREYYPLQLTKRAADGMLLEVHNADLFEYGLGAYSAEGLLLSKLEHAYVAGCKDQFKQNGTVYSVHNFVSGASLGAHLKQQKGKLTEEEALPIIEKVLLALQASHERKLYHGGVSPRTILIDANGEPLLHGFQAARFRLARECDSLPEIIKPGYSAPEQTTCESEEGPWWDIYGAAATLFHMLTGQELPAASDGWSSSKIKVALYRDALLSSEMCDVLAVALAFEEADRPESVVAFLDMLMQTQKVVHQLHEGDGVPQFEVGYGPEVTPHEAVWQNGLDVTAAKVKIEKEVPAPAPHVEENELVESEMPNVVPSPPSQMISATPAPEVLPPHEPEPQRSSGREQELEVLLTKMVKWQQVFVAFILGIVVLALLGLVGGVFFGQGLFQSSGNQPATAQVEASGPAAALAAAGALPEGEEPANEEVVLPQEPGLANEATLVNEGADSVVESDESTVIQQPTREDVLRAQQQAESSLAQALQVPAPVEETPANDPPPAQVNTTPAQPVATPAPEQPETQVEESVVTESNEGVFFTDEELGVSIEEPEDLSGTRPNAGVNEQESLFNYYRVQGDSLMNQGFRVAALQWYRNALKYNADDTYINEQIQVITTSINNEEQAIRASDSLQARLEQVRDQNGIFLLPDTPVLVRNEAELRSQITYPIAALEGGISGRVILRYMVDEQGRLQDIKVVKGLKWGLDEVVMDLLRNAAFTPATFNGEPVKAWATFSTVFRIDN